From the Butyrivibrio fibrisolvens genome, one window contains:
- the tnpA gene encoding IS200/IS605 family transposase, with translation MKLDNNNHSVFMLRYHLIMCVKYRNKVIDDKISSRLKEIFEKIAPTYNITLEEWNHDIDHVHILFRGQPNTEISKFINAYKSASSRLIKKEFPQIRKSLWKEMFWSQSFCLLTTGGATVDIIKQYIQSQGKKDDKQSH, from the coding sequence ATGAAATTAGATAATAATAATCATTCAGTGTTCATGCTTCGTTATCACCTTATCATGTGCGTAAAGTACCGCAATAAGGTGATAGATGACAAAATCTCAAGCCGTCTCAAAGAGATTTTTGAGAAGATTGCCCCTACGTATAACATTACGTTAGAGGAATGGAATCATGATATTGACCATGTACATATCCTATTCCGAGGACAACCTAACACAGAGATAAGTAAATTTATTAATGCGTATAAATCTGCAAGCAGCAGACTTATTAAGAAAGAGTTTCCTCAGATACGTAAATCTCTTTGGAAAGAGATGTTCTGGTCACAGAGTTTTTGTCTGCTGACCACAGGCGGCGCTACCGTAGATATTATCAAGCAATATATACAATCCCAAGGAAAGAAAGATGACAAACAGAGCCATTAA
- a CDS encoding MBL fold metallo-hydrolase has protein sequence MFEDKTLYVKQLKPYLYLFDENHECTGYLVIGDKKAALIDTMMGYHNYKDEIKKITDKPVMVINTHGHPDHIYGNVFFDEAYISPGDLDLAIDTCKDPEFVEVCEEEGFSMPPFKNIKGGDVVDLGGKTLEVYDIPGHTPGGILLLLKEDRILFTGDAINHHLWLQLPHTVPYEQCIEGIDKVLFLEKEADVILHGHARDYDDISLMRCVRDAIQEILDDKNDADTDYTWFMGVCKQHPFKVESGKHYQQDDHVIVYDQSKLS, from the coding sequence TTGTTTGAAGATAAAACTCTATATGTTAAGCAGTTAAAACCATATCTATACCTTTTTGATGAAAACCATGAGTGCACAGGTTATCTTGTAATTGGAGACAAGAAGGCTGCTCTCATAGACACCATGATGGGTTATCACAATTACAAGGATGAGATCAAAAAGATCACAGATAAGCCTGTTATGGTCATAAATACTCACGGCCACCCGGATCATATTTATGGTAATGTATTTTTTGATGAAGCATATATAAGCCCAGGCGATCTTGATCTGGCGATTGATACCTGCAAGGATCCTGAATTTGTAGAAGTGTGCGAGGAAGAAGGCTTTTCAATGCCGCCTTTTAAGAATATCAAAGGCGGAGATGTAGTCGATCTTGGTGGCAAGACTCTTGAAGTTTATGATATTCCAGGCCACACCCCGGGCGGAATCCTTCTTTTGCTCAAAGAAGACAGGATCCTCTTTACAGGAGATGCCATCAATCACCACCTTTGGCTTCAGCTTCCTCATACTGTGCCGTATGAGCAGTGTATTGAAGGCATTGATAAAGTTCTTTTCCTGGAAAAAGAAGCAGATGTAATCTTGCATGGACATGCCAGAGACTATGATGATATCTCACTTATGCGCTGTGTAAGAGATGCTATCCAGGAAATATTAGATGACAAGAATGATGCAGATACAGACTATACCTGGTTTATGGGCGTTTGTAAGCAGCACCCCTTTAAGGTTGAATCGGGCAAGCACTATCAGCAAGATGATCACGTAATTGTTTATGACCAGTCAAAACTTAGTTGA
- a CDS encoding YwaF family protein: MEYFWRQQDDIPSGMGYPLFGEIHIFSSVITILIVLILINHLLKVGSRKRMFIIKLIPVVMLFMELFKDAFLISVHRFSVAYLPLHVCSIGIFIFLLREYLPWKWAKDFFGELAYVLIMPGSIAALLFPDWTIYYPVLNFMNLYSFAWHGALILYPLLLRRTGLVKPSIKHIYQPILFLLVTTPLIYAFDQHFNCNFFFVNWPVPGSPLSYFASLLGNPGYLIGYAWLVLIILIIVYVIDLLIKTILKDERII; this comes from the coding sequence ATGGAATATTTCTGGAGGCAGCAGGATGACATTCCATCTGGGATGGGGTATCCGCTTTTTGGAGAAATTCATATTTTCAGTTCTGTAATTACTATACTTATAGTATTAATACTGATCAATCATCTTTTGAAAGTTGGCAGCAGGAAGAGGATGTTTATAATAAAGCTTATTCCTGTTGTCATGCTTTTTATGGAATTGTTTAAAGATGCATTTTTGATAAGTGTTCACAGATTTTCTGTAGCCTACTTACCGCTCCATGTCTGTAGTATAGGGATATTCATATTTTTGCTTAGAGAATATCTGCCATGGAAATGGGCTAAAGATTTCTTTGGAGAACTGGCTTATGTGCTTATCATGCCAGGATCTATAGCGGCACTTCTTTTTCCTGACTGGACTATATATTATCCTGTTCTTAACTTCATGAATCTATATAGCTTTGCATGGCACGGGGCTTTGATCCTGTATCCGCTTTTATTAAGAAGAACGGGTCTTGTTAAGCCGTCAATTAAGCATATCTACCAGCCTATACTTTTTCTATTGGTAACAACACCTTTGATATATGCTTTTGATCAGCATTTTAATTGCAATTTCTTTTTTGTGAACTGGCCTGTGCCGGGGAGCCCGTTATCTTATTTTGCATCATTACTGGGTAATCCCGGGTATCTTATTGGATATGCATGGCTTGTACTGATAATACTTATTATTGTTTATGTAATAGATCTTCTTATAAAGACTATACTTAAGGATGAGAGAATAATCTGA
- a CDS encoding RNA 2'-phosphotransferase gives MTKNDKDTSKYIALILRHKPQTIGITLDEHGWADVNALIEGVNKTHPLDMESLERIVREDEKKRYSFNKDKTKIRANQGHSINVDVELKEAEPPEILYHGTGEKFVASIDVEGLKPKSRLYVHLSCDTETVTKVGKRHGRPVIYEIASGRMYRDGIKFFISENGVWLTSKVPVEYIKKID, from the coding sequence ATGACCAAAAATGATAAAGATACAAGTAAATACATCGCCCTTATTCTGCGACATAAACCTCAGACTATAGGCATCACCCTTGATGAGCATGGCTGGGCGGATGTGAACGCACTTATCGAAGGAGTAAATAAGACGCATCCGCTCGATATGGAATCGTTAGAGCGAATTGTTCGTGAGGATGAGAAAAAGCGATATTCTTTTAACAAAGACAAGACCAAGATCAGGGCTAATCAGGGTCATTCCATTAACGTTGATGTAGAACTTAAAGAGGCTGAGCCGCCTGAGATTCTATATCATGGGACTGGAGAGAAGTTTGTAGCATCTATTGATGTTGAAGGACTTAAACCAAAGTCCAGGCTATACGTACATCTGTCTTGTGATACTGAGACTGTGACCAAAGTTGGTAAGCGCCATGGAAGACCTGTAATCTATGAGATTGCATCAGGCAGAATGTATAGGGATGGGATTAAGTTCTTCATATCAGAGAATGGTGTATGGCTTACATCAAAAGTTCCGGTAGAGTATATCAAAAAGATTGATTAA
- a CDS encoding protein-ADP-ribose hydrolase: METKAKKSTQEERLDYLVEEFKADSDEYKDLKTPNSTEDKRRILRSLMNIRMPKELSSEVMKVQDEYLTERAAEKGVVNLSDIPVIRDGLSIWQGDITRLSVDAIVNAANSQMLGCFVPMHTCIDNCIHTFAGVQLRAECNRQMNELRIRYGRDYEQPTAVPMLTEAYNLPAKKVIHIVGPIVQYKLTPELEKNLENCYRNTLAMCVENGLKSVAFCCISTGVFHFPNKRAAEIAVKTVSEWLRENPGKVERVIFNVFKDEDKAIYEKLI; this comes from the coding sequence ATGGAAACTAAGGCTAAAAAATCAACACAGGAAGAACGTCTTGATTATCTTGTAGAAGAGTTCAAGGCAGATTCTGATGAATATAAGGATTTAAAGACTCCAAATAGTACGGAAGATAAAAGACGAATCTTAAGGTCGCTTATGAATATTCGTATGCCAAAAGAATTATCTTCTGAGGTCATGAAAGTACAGGATGAATATCTGACTGAAAGAGCGGCTGAAAAGGGTGTGGTGAATCTGTCAGACATCCCGGTTATCAGGGATGGACTTTCTATCTGGCAAGGAGATATCACAAGACTTTCGGTGGATGCTATTGTTAATGCGGCTAATTCGCAGATGCTTGGTTGTTTTGTTCCGATGCATACTTGCATAGATAACTGTATCCATACTTTTGCAGGAGTGCAATTAAGAGCTGAGTGCAACAGGCAGATGAATGAACTTCGAATCAGATACGGAAGAGATTATGAGCAGCCGACCGCCGTTCCAATGCTCACTGAAGCGTATAATCTTCCGGCAAAGAAAGTTATTCATATAGTGGGACCAATTGTCCAATACAAACTTACTCCTGAATTGGAAAAGAATTTGGAGAACTGCTATAGAAACACTTTGGCTATGTGTGTTGAAAATGGCCTGAAGAGCGTTGCTTTTTGCTGTATTTCGACAGGTGTATTTCATTTTCCTAACAAAAGAGCAGCTGAGATTGCCGTTAAGACTGTGTCAGAATGGCTTCGCGAAAATCCTGGTAAGGTAGAAAGAGTGATATTCAATGTTTTCAAAGATGAGGATAAGGCCATTTATGAAAAACTTATATGA
- a CDS encoding SIR2 family NAD-dependent protein deacylase codes for MKNLYDDMPNGYQETIEKGMNAVRYFTRSMSYGKGSKEEQISRLKKEINEADAIIIGAGAGLSTSAGFTYSGERFQKYFFDFEEQYGFHDMYSGGFYVMRLDPETSWAYWARNIYINRYMGAPKPVYEMLLELVKEKDYFVITTNVDHQFQRAGFDKKRLFYTQGDYGLFQSIDPRVRKTYDNEDWVMKAMEAQGFILDETGFFQLPEDGKISMRIPTELIPKCLDDGSDVAMNLRADDSFVEDEGWHRASAAYSDFIRRHENLHVLYLELGVGANTPVIIKYPFWQMTLANEKAVYACLNYGESFCPEEIADRSICIDGDIGEVFETQIS; via the coding sequence ATGAAAAACTTATATGATGATATGCCTAATGGTTATCAGGAAACTATAGAGAAAGGAATGAATGCTGTGAGATACTTTACTAGAAGCATGTCCTATGGGAAGGGAAGCAAAGAAGAGCAGATAAGCCGACTGAAAAAAGAGATTAATGAAGCAGATGCAATTATTATTGGTGCAGGGGCAGGTTTATCCACATCTGCAGGATTTACATACAGCGGAGAACGCTTTCAGAAGTACTTTTTTGATTTTGAAGAGCAGTATGGTTTTCATGACATGTATTCCGGTGGATTTTATGTGATGCGGTTAGACCCTGAAACTTCATGGGCCTACTGGGCTAGAAATATTTATATCAACCGCTATATGGGAGCACCAAAGCCTGTATATGAAATGTTGCTGGAGTTGGTTAAAGAAAAAGATTATTTTGTTATTACAACAAATGTAGATCACCAGTTTCAAAGAGCAGGTTTTGACAAGAAAAGACTGTTCTATACCCAGGGAGATTACGGACTGTTTCAAAGCATCGATCCGAGGGTCAGGAAAACCTATGACAATGAAGATTGGGTTATGAAAGCTATGGAAGCACAAGGTTTTATTCTGGATGAAACTGGCTTTTTTCAACTTCCAGAGGATGGAAAAATCAGTATGAGGATACCAACTGAACTGATTCCTAAGTGTCTGGATGATGGAAGCGATGTTGCCATGAATCTGAGAGCGGATGATTCATTTGTGGAAGATGAAGGATGGCATAGGGCATCCGCAGCATATTCTGATTTCATCAGAAGACATGAAAATCTGCATGTTCTTTATCTTGAACTTGGAGTTGGAGCCAATACGCCCGTAATAATAAAGTATCCGTTCTGGCAGATGACGCTGGCAAATGAAAAAGCGGTATATGCCTGCTTAAATTATGGTGAATCATTCTGCCCAGAGGAAATTGCAGATAGAAGTATATGCATTGATGGTGATATAGGAGAAGTATTTGAGACGCAGATTTCTTAA
- a CDS encoding Crp/Fnr family transcriptional regulator, with product MNLWSFKLISNLLMISANKNLHLSGRSFHTSSKTIRGRVMAYLNSVSLKKGSNEFDIPFDRQQLADYLNLERSALSKELGKMKKDGLIEVRKNHFKLMS from the coding sequence ATGAACTTATGGAGCTTTAAGCTGATATCAAATCTTCTCATGATATCAGCTAACAAAAATCTGCACTTATCCGGGAGAAGTTTTCATACATCTTCAAAGACAATCCGCGGACGTGTTATGGCTTACCTGAATTCCGTATCCCTGAAAAAGGGCAGCAACGAATTTGACATTCCTTTCGACCGCCAACAACTTGCAGATTATCTTAATCTTGAGCGCAGTGCTCTCTCAAAGGAACTTGGCAAAATGAAAAAAGACGGTCTTATCGAAGTCAGGAAAAATCATTTTAAATTGATGTCCTGA
- a CDS encoding cyclic nucleotide-binding domain-containing protein — protein sequence MLKDNIIFNGMMPEEIDLALKELSSVEKTYTKDSIILRAGDITDSLGLVISGSVTIESNDAWGNRTLLSNVAKGGFFAETYALLENEPLLVDVRAN from the coding sequence ATGTTAAAAGATAACATCATCTTCAACGGGATGATGCCTGAAGAAATTGACCTTGCTCTTAAAGAGCTCTCTTCTGTAGAGAAAACATATACGAAAGATTCTATAATTTTACGTGCCGGTGATATTACAGACTCTTTAGGTCTTGTCATTTCAGGAAGTGTAACAATAGAAAGCAATGATGCATGGGGAAACCGCACTCTTCTGAGCAATGTAGCAAAGGGTGGATTCTTTGCTGAGACCTATGCCCTGCTTGAGAACGAACCTCTATTAGTTGATGTCAGGGCAAATTAA
- a CDS encoding helix-turn-helix domain-containing protein produces the protein MDHALFSTLLNNLLSVDVTDATDMDISLEAFEKKYCFSIRMQPMFTQDALHYLLSSSKGGMIYEVIDQLGICISFFTFDNRIYIIGPYVKEKYSELKTETMLAKNDKSSSKSLAFKLYYTAFPIVYTEQITSVVNKCIISFSPAESEYSYRRLTGFIQDVSEEDDRTELSEKNYSEIYRRYDQEKQFLSMIRNGDTKNILSAFEKMSSPEVLSVFSKESLNYYASGYGLAILKALSRKAAEESGLSVITIDEITQKYTQLSSATNNADLQTRYQIDMIVELTKAVHNHRLSLDKYSPSIQRVIEYISLHLGDHISNEDLTSAASMSVSHLARLFKKETGMTMTEYAASMRCKKAANLLKKTTLPIQEISSYVGYSDNNYFVKVFRKNYGMTPTEFRRNA, from the coding sequence ATGGATCATGCTCTTTTTTCAACTCTTCTAAATAATCTGCTCTCAGTAGATGTAACGGATGCCACGGATATGGACATATCTCTTGAGGCCTTCGAAAAGAAATACTGCTTCAGTATCAGGATGCAGCCCATGTTTACACAGGATGCCCTTCACTATCTTCTGAGTTCATCCAAAGGAGGCATGATCTATGAGGTTATAGACCAGCTGGGTATATGTATATCTTTTTTTACCTTTGACAACAGGATTTATATTATCGGACCTTATGTAAAAGAAAAATACTCAGAACTTAAGACAGAGACCATGCTTGCCAAGAACGATAAGTCCTCCTCCAAATCACTGGCGTTTAAGCTGTATTACACAGCATTTCCCATAGTATATACAGAGCAGATAACCAGTGTGGTAAACAAATGCATAATCTCTTTTTCTCCTGCGGAGTCAGAGTATTCGTACAGAAGGCTTACGGGTTTTATCCAGGATGTATCCGAGGAAGACGACAGGACGGAGCTGTCTGAGAAGAATTACAGCGAGATCTACAGGCGATACGACCAGGAAAAACAGTTTCTCTCAATGATAAGGAACGGGGATACCAAAAACATCCTGTCCGCATTTGAAAAAATGTCCAGCCCTGAGGTCCTTTCCGTATTTTCGAAAGAGAGCCTTAACTACTATGCCTCGGGCTATGGTCTGGCAATACTTAAAGCTCTTTCCAGAAAAGCTGCGGAAGAATCAGGTCTTTCGGTCATTACAATAGATGAGATAACCCAAAAATATACCCAGCTTTCATCAGCCACAAACAACGCCGATCTTCAGACCCGCTACCAGATCGATATGATTGTTGAGTTGACAAAAGCAGTTCACAATCACAGGTTATCTCTGGACAAGTATTCTCCTTCAATTCAAAGAGTCATTGAGTACATTAGTCTCCATCTCGGGGATCACATATCAAACGAAGACCTGACAAGTGCCGCCAGTATGTCTGTTTCCCACCTCGCCAGGCTGTTCAAAAAAGAAACGGGCATGACCATGACGGAATACGCCGCTTCCATGCGCTGCAAAAAAGCTGCCAACCTCCTGAAGAAGACAACTCTTCCAATCCAGGAAATCAGCAGCTACGTCGGATACTCCGACAATAATTACTTCGTTAAAGTATTCAGAAAAAACTATGGCATGACGCCAACAGAATTCAGGAGAAATGCCTGA
- a CDS encoding MFS transporter, whose protein sequence is MGKNKSLTREENGVTYKRAKTWHIALAMMTGAGQMAFYLLMNGATYIGNSNFGILVAVTGLIITGSRLLDGITDPVIAFFLERFNSRFGKVRFSIMFGWLLMAIATTLMCNIGAKLSLTGAAGITFFVLCYVIYIIGYTFVSIAGQINMNILTNDPKQRPTIGVWSTAYSYLVPMIMSVVASAVILPRFNNIQGTEYFATYNVVVILVSLFFYILACIGIAPYDIPENFEGIKKDGETDEKPSFKDMLSLIKENKELQRFIMAATSDKLAQTIGSAAVVSTMLNGIMLGSMAISSILSALAMLPSIIFAIIGAKIAGKQGSRKVMIDWTKNCIGLNIAFAVYLLFTPTTLVGTVFGGNLSTGAVLMAITYVLFTFGNNAMKMVVSVATSAFRMDVVDYEMDRSGKYMPATVSATYSFVDKIVSSLGATIATLMIGLIGYTTTAPQQGDPLTFGVRVMTVILLIGFPIVGWICTLLAMKNSELTYHKMEEIQKSIGEKKKAAMGQ, encoded by the coding sequence ATGGGAAAGAATAAATCTCTGACAAGAGAAGAAAATGGGGTAACTTACAAAAGGGCAAAAACATGGCACATCGCTCTTGCGATGATGACAGGTGCCGGGCAGATGGCATTTTATCTGCTGATGAATGGTGCAACATATATTGGAAATTCCAACTTTGGAATTCTTGTTGCAGTTACAGGACTTATTATCACAGGATCAAGGCTTTTGGATGGTATTACAGATCCGGTGATAGCTTTTTTCCTGGAAAGATTTAATTCCAGATTTGGAAAAGTAAGATTTTCAATCATGTTTGGATGGCTTCTTATGGCCATTGCTACGACGCTGATGTGCAATATAGGGGCAAAGCTGTCACTTACGGGTGCAGCGGGAATAACATTTTTTGTCCTCTGCTATGTGATCTATATCATTGGTTATACATTCGTAAGTATAGCAGGTCAGATCAACATGAACATTCTGACAAATGATCCAAAACAGCGTCCTACAATCGGTGTCTGGAGTACAGCGTATTCATATCTGGTGCCAATGATCATGAGCGTTGTGGCATCGGCTGTGATTCTCCCAAGATTTAATAACATTCAGGGAACAGAATACTTCGCAACTTACAATGTAGTAGTAATACTTGTTTCGCTCTTTTTCTACATTCTGGCATGCATAGGAATTGCTCCATATGACATTCCAGAGAATTTCGAAGGAATCAAAAAGGATGGCGAAACCGATGAAAAGCCAAGCTTTAAGGACATGCTGTCGCTGATCAAAGAGAATAAAGAACTTCAGAGATTCATCATGGCTGCAACATCTGATAAGCTGGCACAGACAATAGGCTCTGCAGCGGTAGTATCCACAATGCTTAACGGAATTATGCTTGGCTCAATGGCTATATCATCGATTCTGTCTGCGCTTGCAATGCTTCCATCCATTATTTTTGCGATCATTGGTGCGAAGATTGCAGGTAAACAGGGTAGCAGAAAGGTCATGATCGACTGGACCAAGAACTGTATAGGACTGAATATCGCATTTGCAGTATATCTTTTGTTTACACCTACAACTCTTGTGGGAACAGTATTCGGTGGCAACTTATCAACCGGAGCAGTTCTCATGGCAATCACATACGTGCTCTTTACATTTGGAAATAACGCAATGAAGATGGTTGTTTCTGTGGCAACAAGTGCCTTCAGAATGGATGTTGTTGACTATGAGATGGACCGCTCCGGAAAATATATGCCTGCCACGGTGTCAGCTACATACAGTTTCGTTGACAAAATAGTTTCATCCCTTGGTGCCACAATAGCAACACTGATGATCGGACTGATAGGATATACAACTACAGCTCCCCAGCAGGGTGATCCGCTTACTTTCGGCGTAAGGGTCATGACCGTAATTCTTCTTATAGGATTCCCTATAGTGGGATGGATCTGCACACTTCTGGCAATGAAGAATTCAGAGCTCACATACCATAAGATGGAAGAGATCCAAAAGAGTATCGGCGAAAAGAAAAAGGCTGCAATGGGTCAGTAA
- a CDS encoding glycoside hydrolase family 2 protein, with the protein MRTTILWNDNWIFEKEGKSESISLPHTWNAVDGQTGPEQYYRGTCLYKKTFERPVLEEGQRVFVEFRGANSSAKVVLNGREVASHDGGYSCFRADITDALSDSNEMVVSVSNEPNTRVYPQKADFTFYGGIYRDVYLVVVDEKHFDMDYYGGKGLYVTPRLNGNEAEIEIKAYTSGGERVRISIDGVTEQEFEVVPAEDASCGYVASGKITIKEPHLWNGLKDPFLYNITATLLDGTKECDRIYDRFGVRQFHVDPHKGFFLNGESYPLRGVSRHQDRAGVGNALTKEMHKEDIDLILSMGANSIRLAHYQHDQYFYDLCDEKGIVVWAEIPYITVHMDSGRENTISQMKELISQNYNHASIMCWALSNEISLQGVTEDLLENHRILNDIVHEMDPIRYSAMANLFLLETDSPLVTLPDIRGYNLYYGWYVGEMEDNDKWFDDFHNQHPDVAIGLTEYGADSVITLQSPRPEKGDYTESYQAVYHEHMLEMFSTRPYIWGTYLWNMFEFAAAGRDEAGDPGKNHKGVITFDRKQKKDAYYIYKAWWSDEPFIHLCGKRYHDRIEDNTEIKVYSNQKSVTLFVDGVEVGSASGEHVFKFNVPISGVHTIKAVSGELSDEMEITKVSEPNPTYFAPDKKVRNWFDKKDEPEEKEGYLSLSSTMAEIQAIPEGKAILDRMMAAMTSRTAGGMGEGVEISEAMQQMIARQPLKKLLQQGGMDIESDEIKALSNALMNIKKR; encoded by the coding sequence ATGCGAACAACAATTCTTTGGAATGATAACTGGATATTTGAAAAAGAGGGCAAGAGCGAGAGTATATCTCTTCCTCATACCTGGAATGCTGTTGATGGACAGACGGGGCCTGAGCAGTATTACAGAGGAACCTGCCTTTATAAAAAGACATTTGAAAGACCGGTACTGGAAGAGGGACAGCGGGTGTTTGTGGAATTTCGAGGCGCTAACTCCTCTGCAAAAGTTGTTTTAAACGGCCGTGAGGTTGCGAGCCATGACGGCGGATATTCCTGCTTCAGGGCAGACATAACAGATGCACTTTCAGATTCTAACGAGATGGTAGTTTCTGTTTCCAACGAGCCTAATACAAGGGTGTATCCACAAAAGGCGGATTTCACTTTCTATGGTGGCATTTACAGGGATGTTTATCTTGTGGTTGTGGATGAAAAGCACTTTGACATGGACTATTATGGTGGAAAAGGACTGTACGTCACACCAAGACTAAACGGAAATGAAGCTGAAATTGAAATAAAGGCATACACGAGCGGCGGAGAGCGCGTAAGAATATCAATAGATGGTGTAACAGAGCAGGAGTTTGAGGTGGTTCCGGCAGAGGATGCATCCTGTGGATATGTTGCCAGTGGTAAGATCACGATAAAAGAGCCACATTTATGGAACGGTCTCAAGGATCCCTTCTTGTACAACATAACAGCAACTCTTTTGGATGGAACAAAAGAGTGTGACAGAATCTATGACAGGTTTGGAGTAAGGCAGTTTCATGTTGATCCTCATAAAGGATTTTTCCTCAATGGAGAAAGCTATCCGCTTCGAGGCGTTTCCAGGCATCAGGACAGAGCAGGAGTTGGCAATGCACTGACAAAAGAAATGCACAAGGAGGACATTGATCTCATCCTCTCAATGGGCGCCAATTCCATAAGGCTTGCACATTATCAGCACGATCAGTACTTCTATGATCTTTGCGATGAAAAGGGCATAGTGGTATGGGCTGAGATTCCATATATTACCGTACATATGGACAGTGGAAGAGAGAACACCATATCCCAGATGAAAGAGCTGATAAGCCAGAATTACAATCATGCATCGATAATGTGCTGGGCACTTTCAAATGAAATATCTCTGCAAGGCGTAACTGAAGACCTTTTGGAGAATCACAGGATATTAAACGATATTGTCCACGAGATGGATCCTATCAGATATTCTGCCATGGCAAATCTGTTCCTTCTTGAGACAGACTCACCTCTTGTAACACTGCCTGATATTCGCGGCTACAACCTCTACTATGGCTGGTATGTAGGCGAGATGGAGGACAATGACAAGTGGTTTGACGATTTCCATAATCAGCATCCCGATGTGGCAATAGGACTTACGGAGTATGGCGCAGATTCAGTAATTACGCTTCAGTCTCCAAGACCTGAAAAAGGCGATTATACAGAGAGTTATCAGGCTGTTTATCACGAGCATATGCTTGAAATGTTCAGCACCCGTCCATATATCTGGGGAACATATCTTTGGAATATGTTTGAGTTTGCTGCAGCAGGACGTGATGAGGCAGGAGACCCCGGCAAAAACCACAAGGGTGTCATCACCTTTGACAGAAAGCAGAAGAAAGACGCCTATTACATTTATAAAGCATGGTGGTCAGATGAGCCTTTCATCCATCTTTGCGGAAAAAGATATCACGACCGCATCGAGGATAACACAGAGATTAAGGTTTATTCAAACCAAAAGTCCGTAACTCTCTTTGTTGACGGCGTAGAAGTAGGAAGCGCAAGCGGAGAACATGTCTTTAAATTTAATGTTCCCATAAGCGGAGTTCATACCATAAAGGCTGTGAGCGGAGAACTTTCGGATGAGATGGAGATAACAAAGGTTTCCGAGCCCAATCCGACATATTTTGCGCCGGATAAAAAGGTCAGAAACTGGTTTGACAAGAAAGATGAGCCTGAGGAAAAAGAGGGATATCTCTCCCTTTCAAGTACAATGGCAGAGATTCAGGCCATACCTGAAGGAAAAGCAATTCTCGACAGGATGATGGCAGCAATGACATCAAGAACAGCAGGCGGAATGGGAGAAGGCGTAGAGATTTCAGAAGCAATGCAGCAGATGATCGCCCGCCAGCCCCTTAAGAAGCTCCTGCAACAGGGCGGAATGGATATAGAATCCGACGAGATTAAGGCACTTTCAAATGCTCTTATGAATATCAAAAAGCGCTAA